A window of Bacteroidota bacterium genomic DNA:
GGTAGTCGAGAAACGGCGTCTCGGCCGCGTCGATGGCGGAGACGGACGGGTCTTCGGCGATGCCGTAGCCGTCGAGGATGAGGAGGAGGTGTCGGCGAGGCACGAGGAGCGGTGAGACGGTGGACGGTGAGACGGTGGACGGTGAGACGGTGGACGGTGAGACGGTGGACGGTGAGCGAAGGTACGGGGCGGGGCCTTCGGCGTGGAGGGCAGGGAGAGTAGGAGGGAAAGGGTGAGCAGGAGAACCGGTGAGACGCCTCGGCGCGGAGAGCAGCGGGCTTCGTAATTTTCTCAGCTTTCCTATGCTCTTCCGCTCTTCCGCTCTTCCGCTCTTCCGCTCTTCCGCTCTTCCGCTGCGAGCCGCTACCGGCCGAAATCTCGTATTAGACATAGCCCCCCTCCTTCCCCACTCGCCAGCCTGCCATGCGTGCTCCCGTTCCAGCGTCCCGGCCGCCGCGCATCGTGATCCACCACCTCAGCGGATGCAAAGTCAACCAGGTCGAAGCGTTTCCCGCCGATCAGTTCGCCACGCTTACCTTTGGGCGCAGCCGCTCGGTGGACGTGCACTACGACCCCGGGCGGCACGAATTTGTCAGCCGCCGCCATGCAGCCATCGCGCGCAACGCCGATAACGTCGGCTACACCCTCACCGACCTCGGCAGCCGCAACGGCACGTTTCTCAATGAGCAGCCCGTCACCGCCCCGACCCCGATTCACCCCGGCGACACGGTGCGCCTCAGCCTGGCTGGTCCCGAGTTCGTCTTCACCCTCGATCCGGCTCCGGGCTTACCGGCCGGCACGCTTCCGCTCCCCGCTCTCTAACCGCTGCGCCGCATGAGCTGGCTCTCCCGCCGTCCAACCGCTGCGCATGAGCCGTCGGGAGCGTTCCCCCTGCTCGACGTAGCCGTGCTGACCGACATCGGGCGCGTCCGCGAGCAGAACGAGGACGCCGGGCGGTACGTCCGTCCCGGCGACGAGGCGACGCGGCGGCGCCAGGGCGTCCTCGTACTCGTCGCCGACGGCATGGGCGGGCACGCCGGCGGAGCCGTCGCCAGTTCGCTCGCCGTAGACAGGGTTCCAAAGACGTACTACGGGGCCGAGGCGGCACCGGCCGAGGCGCTCCGGGCGGCCGTCCAGACTGCAAACCGCACCATCTACGACACCGCCCAGCGCGACCCCAGCCTGTACCGAATGGGAACGACCTGCACGGCCCTGGTCCTACGCACGGCGGCACCCGACGAGGCGGACGGACCGACTGCGCTGGAAGCCGTCATGGCCCACGTCGGCGACAGCCGGCTCTACCTGCTGCGGGGCGGCCGGCTCCGCCAGATGACCGAGGACGACTCGGTCGTGGGCGAGCTCGTGCGCCGGGGGCTGCTGACGCCCGAGGAGGCGCGGCACCACGAGCACCGCCACGTCATCACCCGCGCGCTCGGCCTCGACCCGGTCGTGCAGGTGTCCCAGTGGGAGCGCCCGCTCCGCGTCGAGCCCGGCGACACCTTCGTCCTCGCCTCGGACGGGCTATTCGACCTCGTCGAAGACGACCTCATCGCCCGCACCGTCGCCGACGCCGAAGCCGCCGAGGCCGCAACCGGACTCATCGCCCTCGCCAACGAGCGCGGCGGGCGCGACAACATCACCGTCGGGGTCGTGCGCGTCCTCTCCCCGGCCGACGACCCCGGACGGACCACGGGCATCACCCGCACGCTGCCGTCGTTTCCCTGACGGGCCTGCCGGTGACGGATCAGCCGATCCGGTAGTCCTTGACCTGCTTCGTCGTCTCGCCGGTCTTGGTGAGGAAGACGTTCATCGAGCCCGAGACAGGGTCGGCGAGCTGCTCGACGCCGTAGCGGTCGGTCCGGGTCACGGGCTCGTCGAAGTAGCGGCTGTTGGTCTTGCAGTAGTAGGTGCCCTTCTTGGGGTCGAGGCCGGAGAGCGAGGCGGGCAGCTTCTGGAGACGGGTGTAGTAGCGGCACAGAGCCTGTCCTGAGCCTGTCGAAGGATCGGTCAGCGTGCACGCCTCGCACTTGGGGCTGCGGGCGGTGCAGGTGTAGCGGCCGTGCAGGATGAGCAGGTGGTGCGCCTCGCCCCACGCCTCGCGCGGGATCACGCGGCGGAGGCCGTCCTCGACGGCGCGCGGCGTCGGGGCCTCGTCCACGAGCCCGATCCGGTTAGCCAGCCGGAAGACGTGCGTGTCCACCGCGATCGCCGGTTCGTCGAACGCGACAGCGACGACGACGTTGGCCGTCTTGCGCCCGACCCCGCGCAGCGTCGTCAGCTCCTTGTGGGTCCGCGGCACCTCGCCACCGAAGTCGTCCATGATCTTGCGCGCCGTCACCGCGAGGGCCTTCGCCTTGTTGTTCGGGTACGACACCGAGCGGATGTAGGGGAAAATATCTTCGGCCTCGGCTTCGGCCATCGCCTCCGGCGTCGGGTAGGCCGCGAAGAGGTCCGGCGTGACGAGGTTGACGCGCGCGTCGGTGCACTGCGCCGAGAGGATGACGGCGACGAGGAGATGGAACTCGGTCTGGTACTGCAGTTCGGTCTCGGGCCGTTCGATGGTCTCGCGGAGCCGGGCGAGCGTGAGGCGGGCGCGGTCGGTGCGGGTCACGAGGGGGACGGGAGAAGAGAGGGAAGAGCGGAGCAGGGAAAGATAGCGAGGCGATGAACTCTGCACTCTTCCGCCCTTCCTTTCTTCCGCTCTTCCAATCCTAAACCTATCTTCCGCGCCATGATCCTTCGCTGCCTCACGCTCACACTCCTGCTCACCGCGACGTCCGCCGCCCAGCCCGAGGCGTCGCTGCCCCAGCTCTCGCCCCAGGCCGAGGTGTCGCTCCTGACGATGCTGCCGGGCGACGAGGTCTACGCGCTCTACGGCCACACCGCCATCCGCATCGCGGACCCCGCGCTCGGGCTCGACCGGACCTACAACTACGGCAACTTCGACTTCGACCAGCCCTTCTTCATCGCCCGGTTCGCGCGCGGCTTGCTTGACTACGAACTCGCTGTGGAGGAGGCCCAGCGGACGATCGACGTGTACCGGTTCCTAGAGCGCCCCATCGTCGCGCAGCGGCTCGCGCTCGCGCCCGAGGCGAGGCAGCGGCTCTTCCAGCTCTTGGAGGCGAACTCCCTGCCCGAGAACCGCGCCTACCGCTACGACTTCTTCTTCGACAACTGCTCCACGCGCCCGCGCGACATCCTCGAAGCGGCCCTCGGACAGCCCCTCGACTACGGGACCTACAAACCCGCCGCCGCTACCTTCCGCGACCTCGTCGCGCCCTACGACGAGGCGATGCCGCTGACCGACCTCGGCATCAACCTCGGCCTCGCCGTCCCGACGGACCGGACGGCGACGCCGCGCGAGGCGATGTTTCTCCCACTCGAACTGATGCGAGCCTTCGACACGGCGACGCTGGACGGCGAGCCACTCGTGGCCTCGACCGACACGCTGTTCTGGGTCGAGGGAGCCGGGATGCCGAGCGCGGCGACCGACTGGCCGACGGGGCTGGCATGGATCCTTCTCGCGCTCGGCGGCGCCCTGAGCGGCGCGGCGCGAGGGAAGAACGCGCGGCCGAACCTCATGCGCTGGTTCGATGTGGGGCTACTCGGGACCGTCGGGCTGGCGGGGCTGATCCTCGGGTGGCTGTGGCTCGGGACGGAACACGCCGTGACGGGGCCGAACTGGAACCTGGCGTGGGCGTGGCCGACGCACCTCGCGGTCGCCGTCCTGATCGCGCGGCGCAACCGGCCGCGGGGGCTGCGGGTGTACTGGCTCCTGACCGCCGTCGCTACGTTCGGTGTGATCGCTTTCCTCCCGATGTTGCCGCAAGACTTCCCACCGATTGTGCTACCCCTCGGGGTGCTGATCGTGCTGCGGGCGGCCCTGCGGTCCCTCGAACGCAAGCCCGAACCGTCTCCTTCCCTCTGATCCCGACGCGCTGATTCCGATGCAAGTCCAAGACCCTGTTCTCGCCGAAGCCCTCACAACGCGCCCGTCCACGGCCGGCACGGAGCCCGTGCTGCCGCCGCACCTCTCGGCGGACCGGCTGCACAGCCTCGCGGCGAACGCCACGCTGCGCGGCGGCGAGCACGAAGCCCTCACCGTGACGGCCCCCTTCACCGGCGAACCGGTCGGGGAGATCCTCCTCGCCACGGCCGGCGACGTGGCGTACGCCGCCGAGCGCGCCCGGAGCGCCCAGGCCGCGTGGGCAGCCCGCCCCGTCGCCGAGCGCGCCCAGGTCCTCGTCCGCTTCCACGACCTGCTCCTCGAACGCCAGGCCGAGGGCCTCGACCTCGTCCAACTCGAAGGCGGCAAGTGCCGGTACGACGCCTTCGTTGAGTACTTCGCGCTTGCGAAGACGGCGCGCTACTACGGCTACCACGGAGCGGACTACCTCCGGGCCGAGACGCGCACCGGGTTCCTGCCGCTCCTGACGCAGGCCGAGGTGCACTACCCGCCGAAGGGCCTCGTCGGCAACATCGCGCCGTGGAACTTCCCGATCCTGCTCGTGATCGGGGACGTGCTGCCGGCGCTGCTGGCGGGCAACGCCGTCGTCGTGAAACCGTCCGAGCTGACCCCGTTCTCAGCGCTGTGGGGCGCGCAGCTTCTCTACGAGGCCGGCCTGCCGCCGGAGGTCTTCCACGTCGTCCCTGGTCGCGGCGAGGCGGTCGGCCCCGCCCTCATCGACGCGGTCGACTACGTCCACTTCACCGGCAGCACCCGGGTCGGGCAGATCGTGGCCGAGCAGGCGGGCGCCGGCCTCAAAGGGCTCTCGCTCGAACTCGGCGGCAAGAACCCGGTGATCGTCCGCCACGACGCCGACCTCGGCAAGGCCGTGCAGGGCATACGCGAGGCGTGCTTCGTCGGCAGCGGGCAGACCTGCATCTCGGCCGAGCGCGTCTACGTCCACGAATCCATCTTCGACGATTTCACGGCGCGCCTCGCGGCCGCGACCGAGGCGATGCTCGTCGGCGCCGGCTACGACTTCCGGGCGCACATGGGTTCGCTCATCTCGCAGGACCAACTCCGCCGCGTCGAGGCGCACGTCGACGATGCCGTGGCGAAGGGCGCAGCGGTCGTCGCAGGCGGGCGGGCGCTGCCCGAGGCCGGTCCGTTCTTCTACGCCCCGACGCTGCTGACGGGCGTGACCGAAGGCATGACGCTCTACCGCGAGGAGACGTTCGGCCCGGTCGCCGCGCTCTACCCGTTCTCGACCGACGAGGAGGCCGTCGCCCACGCCAACGACAGCGCCTACGGCCTGAACGCGAGCGTGTGGACGCGCGACCTCAGTGCCGGGCACCGCATCGCCGAGCAGATCGCGTGCGGTACGGTCGGCATCAACGATGGCTATGCGGCGGTATGGTCCTCGACCGACGCGCCGATGGGCGGCATGAAGCAGAGCGGCCTCGGGCGGCGGCACGGACGCGAGGGCATCCTCAAGTTCACCGAAGCCCAGACGATTGTGACCCAGCGCCTGGCCCCGCTGACGCCGTCGGCCTTCGGGCTGCCGATGAGCGCCTTCGCTGGGGTGGTGGACACCGCGTTTCGCCTCATCCGGCACCTGCCGGGGCTGCGCTAGGCACCAAACACAGAGGCCCCGAGCTACCGAAGCAGCTCGGGGCCGGTACCGCGTACGGGATTTGAACCCGTGTTACCGCCGTGAAAGGGCGGCGTCCTAAACCCCTAGACGAACGCGGCATGGGCTCGGCGGGGCGTGGGCCGCTGGGCGGGCCGCCCGGCCGAGCAGGGTGCCTGACGGGTTTTGAACCCGCGACCTCCGGAACCACAATCCGGCGCTCTAACCAGCTGAGCTACAGGCACCATGCGCTCCACGCGCATGGCGCAGAGAGGTCAAGATACGCGAACCCCCGGATTCGGTTCAACCACCCCGGCGCAGCGACGCGCGAAAATTCGCCCAAGCGGCGCGGCCTCGGGCCCCTAGCGGATCACCGCGATCTTGCCGTACGCCGTTCCCTCGCCGTCCTGCCCGGCCGCGGCCACGATGTAGACCCCCGACGGCACGAGGTCGCCCGTCCGGCGGTCGCGCCCGTCCCAGCGGACGCTCCCGCCGCGCGTGTCGAACGAGGCGACGACCTGCCCGTCGACCGTGAGCACGCGCACGTCGGCGCGGTCCACAAGGCCCGTGATGGCGATCTCCGGGAGCGCGCCGCCGCTGGCCCGCACCGGGTTGGGGTAGATAAACAAGTCCTCAGCCGTCGCCGAAGGCGCGAGGGCGTCGCCGTCGTAGCGGTAGACGCCGCCGCTCGTGGCGAAGTAGACGGCCCCGGTCGCGTCGTCGATGTCTACGGCCGCGATCACGTCCGACGGCAGCGGCGCGTTTTCGGTCGTGAAGTTGGCGAGGACCTCGTTGCCCTCGGCGTTGATCAGCCACGCCCCGGCGTCCGAGGCGAGCCACTTACGGTCCGCCGCGTCGACCGCGATGTCGAGCACGCGGAGGTCGCGCAGGAAGAACGACGCGCCGTCCGGCGTCCGCGTCCAGGTGATCTGCTGCGCCGGGTCGCCGACGAAGATGGAGCCGGGCGAAAAGACCGTCGCCAGGCCGCGCTCGGTGCCGATCCAAAGGCGTCCGCTGCGGTCCTCGACGATGGCGTTCACCTCGTCGCTCGGTAGCCCCGTCCCCACCGAGCCCGCCGACCGGACGACGGCCGCCCGGTCGTCTGCCACGTCCAGCGGGTCCGCGCCCGTGTCCAGGACCAGGAAGCCACTGTCCCGGTTGCCCGTAATCCACTTCTGCCCGAACGAGTCGATATAGACGCTCTCGTACGCATAGTTGGTCGAGACGCCGCTGGGACGGTCGAGGGCTGTCCACACGCCGTCGGGCGTACGCAGGTGCAGCGGCAGTGCGGCGAACTTGTTGGTCGCCCAGAGCCGCCCGCTGGCGTCCGTGTCCACGCCGTCGGCGATGATGAAGTCCGGGTTGCTGTCCGACGATTGCTCCAGCGTCGAGTTCTCCTGCGTGTACAGGGTCACCTCGTCGTCGGGGGCGTACTGAAAGACACCTCGGCCCTCAGTCCCGAACCACACGTTGCCCTGCGCGTCGGCATGGACCGTGCGGACGGTCGCGCGGTCAGGCAGCGCCCCGTTGGCGAGCGAGAAGTTGGTCCACGCTGCTCCGTCGAAGCGGGCGAAGCCGTTGATGCGGTCGTTGGGAGCCACAAACCCTGCCCAGACGTTCCCCTCCCGGTCCACGTCGAGGTCCAGGATGGCATTCGTAAGCGGTCCGTCGGGGATTAGTCTGAGGTCCGGCTCGACGACACCCGGCTCAAGCGGTTCGAGCAACGGAAACGCGATGAGCCCCTCGATGCGGTCTCCGACCCACACCCGGCCGTCCGGCCCGGCCGTTCCGCCCAGGAATCCCCCTGCCCCGGTCAGACGATAGCTGCTGACCTGCCCCGCCCCGTCGATTCGAAGCACCTGGAAGACTGCCGCGGCGATAAGGTCGTCGTCCAGCACGAACAGGTCGAAGAACGACCGCGTCGCAGACGTGAACCGCGTCCACTGCCCGTTCACGCGCCGGTATCCCCCGCCCGGCGTGACGATGTCGCCGTTGTTGGGATCCGTGATTCGCTCTGTGCCTGCGAAGAGCGTTCCGTCGAAGAACGCGAGGCTGAGCACGTCGGTCAGCGTATCGGTGTCCAGCGTCCAGGCCGAGGGCTCGCGCAGGTTCGGCGCAGCGAGCGGCGCGTAGGCGATGCCGCCGCGCGTCCCGACCCAGAGCCCGGGCTGCCCGTCGGGAAGTGGTGCCGGGACTACGTCCCCCACCGAGGTGCCGCCCGCGAGCGTGCCGAAGCGCTCATACGTGTCGCGCACCTCGCCCCGGACCGCGTCGAAGACGACGACGCCAAACTCGGTCGAGATGAGCAGCGAGTCGGCCGCCACGTCGATGCGGTTGATGCCGCGCGCGTTGAACCGGTCGGCCTGGGCGATTTCGAAGAAGGGCTGCACCTCGCCTGAGGTGGCGTCCACCCGGTCCAGCGCGCCGTCCGGGTAGCCAACCCACACCACATCGCGCGCCGCGTCGTACGTGATCGCCTCCACGTCCACGCCGCTCAGCCCATCGACGGGCGTGAAGCGTTCGATCTCGCCCGTGTCCGGCGCGTACCGGTAGACGCCGCCGTCGGTGCCGACCCAGAGCGCCTCGTCCGAGGCCGTCACCGCCTGGGCGTTGCGGAGCGAGGGAAAGGCCTGCCAGCGGTCGTCCTGAGCGGAAGCGGGGGACACCGTCAGAAGTAAGACGGCGAGCAGCAGAGGGAGTAGGCGCATCGGGAAGCTCCAGGGTGGATAGTGAACCGCGACGAGCACTAGATCAGGGCGCGGCTGGCTGGGGCGTAACGAACGGTCCGATGCAGAGCGTGTTGAGCAGGGTCAGAAAATTACGAACGGGAAGGGCCCAGCTCGCGCAGCAGGTTCACCATCTCGATGGCTCCAGCCGCCGCCTCGGCTCCCTTGTTGCCCGCCTTCGTCCCGGCGCGCTCGATGGCCTGCTCGATGGAATCGACCGTGAGCACGCCGAACAGGACCGGGACTCCGGTGCTGAGCGAGGCCTCGGCGATCCCAGAGGCTACGCCGCCGGCGACGTAGTCGTAGTGCGAGGTCGCTCCGCGGATCACCGCGCCGAGGCAGATGACGGCGTCGTAGGTCCCCGAGGCTGCCATCTTCTTCGCCACGAGCGGAATCTCGAACGCACCCGGACACCACGCCACGTCCACCGTGTCGAGGTCGGCCCCGTGGCGGCCGAGCGCGTCGAGCGCGCCGTCGATGAGAGGGCGCGTGATAAACTCGTTGAACCGCCCGGCTACGATGCCGAAGCGGGCACCGGAGACGACGAGCGGGCCTTCGATGAAGTTGGGCATGGGGGGTGATGCGGGGCGTGCGATGCGTGAGAGGCCAGTCAGAGGCTCAGACCTCAAAGGTACGCACGGGCAGGAGACGGTGCGCCTGCGGCGCGGAATGGGAGGAATGGGGAGAACGGGCGGAATGGGAAGAAGGGACGTTGGCGCGAAGCGCGAGGGTCTCGTTGACTTTCTCGGCTTTTCTTTCCACTCCTCCCACTCCTCCCATCACGCTGCTCGGCGCAGAGGGACCGTCCGGGCGACGGGTACCGTGTAGCGTCCGAAGCGCTCGTCGTCGCGCGGGTGGAAGCCGTGATAGTCCGAGCCGCCGGTCTCGAACAGGCCGAGGCGGCGCGCGACCGAGCGCCAGTGCTCGCGCAGGTCGTCGTCGTGCGCCGGGTGCACCGTCTCGATCCCGTCGAGGCCGACCGACGCGAGGTGCTCGGCGAAGCGGACCTGCACCCACGCGCCGGGATGGGCGAGCACGCAGACGCCACCCGCCGCGTGGACGAGCGCGATGAGCTCCTCCGCCGACGCCTTGCCCTTAGGCACGAACGCCGGGGCCCCGTTGCCGATG
This region includes:
- a CDS encoding FHA domain-containing protein, with amino-acid sequence MRAPVPASRPPRIVIHHLSGCKVNQVEAFPADQFATLTFGRSRSVDVHYDPGRHEFVSRRHAAIARNADNVGYTLTDLGSRNGTFLNEQPVTAPTPIHPGDTVRLSLAGPEFVFTLDPAPGLPAGTLPLPAL
- a CDS encoding PP2C family serine/threonine-protein phosphatase translates to MSWLSRRPTAAHEPSGAFPLLDVAVLTDIGRVREQNEDAGRYVRPGDEATRRRQGVLVLVADGMGGHAGGAVASSLAVDRVPKTYYGAEAAPAEALRAAVQTANRTIYDTAQRDPSLYRMGTTCTALVLRTAAPDEADGPTALEAVMAHVGDSRLYLLRGGRLRQMTEDDSVVGELVRRGLLTPEEARHHEHRHVITRALGLDPVVQVSQWERPLRVEPGDTFVLASDGLFDLVEDDLIARTVADAEAAEAATGLIALANERGGRDNITVGVVRVLSPADDPGRTTGITRTLPSFP
- the nth gene encoding endonuclease III — its product is MTRTDRARLTLARLRETIERPETELQYQTEFHLLVAVILSAQCTDARVNLVTPDLFAAYPTPEAMAEAEAEDIFPYIRSVSYPNNKAKALAVTARKIMDDFGGEVPRTHKELTTLRGVGRKTANVVVAVAFDEPAIAVDTHVFRLANRIGLVDEAPTPRAVEDGLRRVIPREAWGEAHHLLILHGRYTCTARSPKCEACTLTDPSTGSGQALCRYYTRLQKLPASLSGLDPKKGTYYCKTNSRYFDEPVTRTDRYGVEQLADPVSGSMNVFLTKTGETTKQVKDYRIG
- a CDS encoding DUF4105 domain-containing protein, with protein sequence MILRCLTLTLLLTATSAAQPEASLPQLSPQAEVSLLTMLPGDEVYALYGHTAIRIADPALGLDRTYNYGNFDFDQPFFIARFARGLLDYELAVEEAQRTIDVYRFLERPIVAQRLALAPEARQRLFQLLEANSLPENRAYRYDFFFDNCSTRPRDILEAALGQPLDYGTYKPAAATFRDLVAPYDEAMPLTDLGINLGLAVPTDRTATPREAMFLPLELMRAFDTATLDGEPLVASTDTLFWVEGAGMPSAATDWPTGLAWILLALGGALSGAARGKNARPNLMRWFDVGLLGTVGLAGLILGWLWLGTEHAVTGPNWNLAWAWPTHLAVAVLIARRNRPRGLRVYWLLTAVATFGVIAFLPMLPQDFPPIVLPLGVLIVLRAALRSLERKPEPSPSL
- a CDS encoding succinic semialdehyde dehydrogenase; the encoded protein is MQVQDPVLAEALTTRPSTAGTEPVLPPHLSADRLHSLAANATLRGGEHEALTVTAPFTGEPVGEILLATAGDVAYAAERARSAQAAWAARPVAERAQVLVRFHDLLLERQAEGLDLVQLEGGKCRYDAFVEYFALAKTARYYGYHGADYLRAETRTGFLPLLTQAEVHYPPKGLVGNIAPWNFPILLVIGDVLPALLAGNAVVVKPSELTPFSALWGAQLLYEAGLPPEVFHVVPGRGEAVGPALIDAVDYVHFTGSTRVGQIVAEQAGAGLKGLSLELGGKNPVIVRHDADLGKAVQGIREACFVGSGQTCISAERVYVHESIFDDFTARLAAATEAMLVGAGYDFRAHMGSLISQDQLRRVEAHVDDAVAKGAAVVAGGRALPEAGPFFYAPTLLTGVTEGMTLYREETFGPVAALYPFSTDEEAVAHANDSAYGLNASVWTRDLSAGHRIAEQIACGTVGINDGYAAVWSSTDAPMGGMKQSGLGRRHGREGILKFTEAQTIVTQRLAPLTPSAFGLPMSAFAGVVDTAFRLIRHLPGLR
- a CDS encoding two-component regulator propeller domain-containing protein, translating into MRLLPLLLAVLLLTVSPASAQDDRWQAFPSLRNAQAVTASDEALWVGTDGGVYRYAPDTGEIERFTPVDGLSGVDVEAITYDAARDVVWVGYPDGALDRVDATSGEVQPFFEIAQADRFNARGINRIDVAADSLLISTEFGVVVFDAVRGEVRDTYERFGTLAGGTSVGDVVPAPLPDGQPGLWVGTRGGIAYAPLAAPNLREPSAWTLDTDTLTDVLSLAFFDGTLFAGTERITDPNNGDIVTPGGGYRRVNGQWTRFTSATRSFFDLFVLDDDLIAAAVFQVLRIDGAGQVSSYRLTGAGGFLGGTAGPDGRVWVGDRIEGLIAFPLLEPLEPGVVEPDLRLIPDGPLTNAILDLDVDREGNVWAGFVAPNDRINGFARFDGAAWTNFSLANGALPDRATVRTVHADAQGNVWFGTEGRGVFQYAPDDEVTLYTQENSTLEQSSDSNPDFIIADGVDTDASGRLWATNKFAALPLHLRTPDGVWTALDRPSGVSTNYAYESVYIDSFGQKWITGNRDSGFLVLDTGADPLDVADDRAAVVRSAGSVGTGLPSDEVNAIVEDRSGRLWIGTERGLATVFSPGSIFVGDPAQQITWTRTPDGASFFLRDLRVLDIAVDAADRKWLASDAGAWLINAEGNEVLANFTTENAPLPSDVIAAVDIDDATGAVYFATSGGVYRYDGDALAPSATAEDLFIYPNPVRASGGALPEIAITGLVDRADVRVLTVDGQVVASFDTRGGSVRWDGRDRRTGDLVPSGVYIVAAAGQDGEGTAYGKIAVIR
- the ribE gene encoding 6,7-dimethyl-8-ribityllumazine synthase; translated protein: MPNFIEGPLVVSGARFGIVAGRFNEFITRPLIDGALDALGRHGADLDTVDVAWCPGAFEIPLVAKKMAASGTYDAVICLGAVIRGATSHYDYVAGGVASGIAEASLSTGVPVLFGVLTVDSIEQAIERAGTKAGNKGAEAAAGAIEMVNLLRELGPSRS